One stretch of Clupea harengus chromosome 2, Ch_v2.0.2, whole genome shotgun sequence DNA includes these proteins:
- the LOC116223861 gene encoding uncharacterized protein LOC116223861: protein MLKMRAVITLLVLLLSMCVSQTRSTQTEVHTESQSTGAAAAAADVSTQLDVSAELRELRDMVVELRVTLRFTQDDLRNTKDLLNKIESENYAQDRELTAVKTEMMNLIKYNLEQDSELIAVKTEMVNLIKDNLAQEAELTAVKTRLAASETEVVNLREEAAAQTADLRSVTERLGATETDMDHVKKDTAAQHTDLTTMNTEVMNLKMELSASETEVEKLKMEHAEQDSELTAVKTRLAATETEVVNLEKQIREKPKVAFSAGLTNSGFIEAGSTELNLVFTKTITNVGQAYSNTTGFFTAPVRGVYYFRFTVMDGLNSRYMHIKMFKNAKQVMWLDNYDTDGYAYLSSGVTLQLEVGDVINTRIPEGSRLYDTSDNYSTFSGFLLFVL from the coding sequence atgttaaagatgagggctgtcatcacactgctggtgctgctgctctccatgtgtgtaTCTCAGACTCGGAGCACCCAGActgaagttcacacagagagccagagcactggggctgctgctgctgctgctgatgtctctacccagctggacgtctctgctgagctcagggaactcagagATATGGTAGTGGAGCTGAGGGTGACTCTGAGATTCACTCAGGATGATCTACGAAACACCAAAGATCTGCTGAACAAAATAGAGTCTGAAAATTATGCCCAAGACAGAGAGCTGACAGCTGTGAAGACTGAAATGATGAACCTGATCAAGTACAATTTAGAACAAGACTCAGAGTTGATAGCTGTGAAGACTGAAATGGTGAACCTGATCAAGGACAATTTAGCACAAGAAGCAGAACTGACAGctgtgaagaccagactggctgcaagtgaaactgaagtggtgaatctgagggaggaagctgcagcacagacagctgatctgaggtcagttaCTGAGAGACTGGGAGCCACTGAGACTGACATGGACCACGTGAAgaaagacactgcagcacaacacacagacctgaccactATGAACACTGAAGTGATGAACCTGAAGATGGAACTGTCTGCCagtgagactgaggtggagaaactCAAGATGGAACATGCAGAACAAGATTcagagctgacagcagtgaagaccagactggcaGCCACTGAGACTGAAGTAGTGAATCTGGAGAAACAGATTAGAGAGAAACCCAAGGTGGCATTCTCAGCAGGTCTGACTAACTCAGGATTCATAGAGGCTGGGAGTACTGAGCTGAACTTAGTCTTCACTAAAACCATCACCAATGTTGGACAGGCCTACAGCAAcacaacaggcttcttcacagctccagtgaGGGGAGTCTACTACTTCAGATTCACAGTCATGGATGGACTAAACTCACGCTATATGCATATCAAGATGTTTAAGAATGCAAAGCAGGTCATGTGGTTGGATAACTATGATACCGATGGATATGCCTATCTCTCCAGTGGTgtgactctgcagctggaggtgggagatgtaATTAACACGCGAATCCCTGAAGGCTCCAGGCTCTATGATACTTCTGATAACTACAGCACAttcagtggcttcctgctctttgttctttga